A single window of Scomber scombrus chromosome 12, fScoSco1.1, whole genome shotgun sequence DNA harbors:
- the sf3b5 gene encoding splicing factor 3B subunit 5 — MTDRYNIHSQLEHLQSKYIGTGHADTSKWEWLVNQHRDSYCSYMGHFDLLNYFSVAENESKARVRFNLMEKMLQPCGPPADKPDDA; from the coding sequence ATGACAGACAGATACAACATCCACAGTCAGCTGGAGCATCTCCAGTCTAAGTACATCGGCACCGGACACGCCGACACCAGCAAATGGGAATGGCTGGTCAACCAGCACAGAGACTCTTACTGCTCCTACATGGGACACTTTGACCTGCTCAACTACTTCTCTGTGGCTGAAAACGAGAGCAAAGCGCGCGTTCGCTTCAACCTGATGGAGAAGATGCTACAGCCGTGTGGACCACCAGCAGACAAGCCTGACGATGCCTAG